The nucleotide sequence GCGCCGGGCCCGGATCGACCGAGAGATTGTTGAGCAGCCGTTTCGCGGCGCGGATCGCATCGGGGCTCTTGCCGGCGATCTCGCGTGCGACTTCGAGCGCGCTGGCACGCGGATCATCGCAAATGCGCGTGGCGAGACCGTAAGACATCGCCTCCTGCGCCGAGAAGATGCGCCCGGTGTAGGTGAGATCGCGCAGGATGTCGTCGCGCACGAGCGAGGCCAGGATCGGCGTGCCCGCCATGTCGGGGACCAAACCCCATTTGATCTCCATCACCGACATTCGCGCATCGGGCGCAACAAAGCGCATGTCCGCACCGAGCGCGAGCTGAAAGCCGCCGCCGAAGGCCACGCCATGCACGGCCGCGATCACCGGCACTGCAAGCTGACGCCAGCCCCACACCGCCTGCTGCGGAAAGTTCGCCTTGCCGTGCGTGCGCACGGTGAGGTCGCGTTTTTCGCCACCCGGAATTCCGTTGCCGCCCTTCTCCTTCATGGCGGCAAAGCGTCCCATGTCGAGGCCGGCACAGAAGGCACGGCCCTCGCCGGACAGCACCACGACGCGCACACCTTTTTCCCTGGAAAGGCGGTCGGTTGCGGCAACCAGCGCCTCGAACATGGCCTGATCCAGTGCGTTCATCTTGTCCGCGCGCACCAAGCGGACATCGGCAACGCCTTCCGAGATCGAAATCGAGACGCGCTCTTCCATGGATCAATTCTCCCCTGTTCTTGTTCGGTGCCGCTTTACAGGAAGCCGACGGCCGGATTTAGTCAATCGACCAATTAACTGACAATCCCTACGGGGGAAACACCCATGTTCAAGGAAAATCTTCTGGCCGGCCGGCGCATTCTCGTGACCGGCGGTGGTACGGGTCTCGGCAAGTCGATGGCGGCGCGCTTCCTCCAGCTCGGCGCGGAGGTGCACATCTGCGGGCGGCGCAAGATCGTCTGCGACGAGACCGCGACCGAATTGATGGATCAGTATGGCGGCCGCGTCACCAGCCACGGCGTCGACATCCGCAACGCGCTCGCGGTCGAGGAGATGGTCGAGAACATCTTTCGCGAGGCGCCGCTCACCGATCTCATCAACAACGCCGCCGGCAATTTCATCTCGCGCACCGAAGAGCTCTCGCCGCGCGGCTTCGATGCCGTCGCCAACATCGTCATGCACGGCACGTTCTACGTGACGCATGCGGTCGGCAAGCGTTGGATCGCCGCGCGCCAACCCGGCAACGTCGTCTCGATCACCGTGACCTGGGTGCGCAACGGCTCGCCCTACGTGGTGCCGTCGGCGATGAGCAAGTCGGCGATCCACGCCATGACGATGTCGCTTGCGACCGAATGGGGCAAACACGGCATCCGCCTCAACACGATCGCGCCGGGCGAGATCCCGACCGAGGGCATGAGCAAGCGCATCAAGCCCGGTGATGAGGCCGGCGCGCGCACCAAGGCAATGAACCCGATGGGCCGCGTCGGCACCATGGAGGAGCTGCAGAACCTCGCGGTGTTCCTGATCTCCGGCGGCTGCGACTGGATCAACGGCGAGACCATCGCCATGGACGGCGCGCAGGCGCTCGCGATGGGCGGCAACTTCTACCAGCTCCGCGACTGGAGCGACGACGACTGGAAGCAGGCGCGCGAGAGCATCATGGCGCAGAACGAGAAGGACCGGGCTGCGAGGGGGTAGTGTCGTCCTGGCGGAAGGCAGGACTGTGTAAGGAGGCCGGCGCTCTCCCCCGGCTTTCAATTGTCGTCCTGGCGAAAGCCAGGACCCATACCCACAGGATTGGGTTTGGCGAAGACTCGTGGTTGGCACTTCGCGCCAAACCCCTCCCTGGGGTTATGGGTCCCGGCCTTCGCCGGGACGACGTTGGGAGAGATAACGGGCAATAACGCCTCAATGCTTCCCCGGCCCCATATATCCGAACAAGAACCCCGCCACTTTGCGCATCTGAATCTCCTCGCTGCCTTCGGTGATGCGGTAGCGGCGGTGGTGGCGGTAGATGTGCTCGAACGGCTTGTGGCGTGAGTAGCCCATGCCGCCGTGGACCTGCATGGCGCGGTCGGCGGATTCGCAGCAGAGGCGGTTTGCCCAGTAGTTGCACATCGAGACGCGGTCGGAGAGCGTGCGTTCGATCTGCTCCTCGGTGAGCTTGTCCATCTCCCAGGCGGTCTTCCTGATCAAGAGGCGCAGCATCTCGGCCTGCGTGGCAAGCTCGACCAGCGGGAACTGGATCGCCTGGTTCTCGGCGAGCGCCTTGCCGAACGGCTTTCGCTCGCGTGCATACCTCACGCTCTCGTTGATGCAGTAGACGGCCGCTCCCAGCGAGCTCGCCGCCTGCCGGATGCGATTCTGATGCACAAAACATTGCGCCAGCGACAGCCCGCGGCCGACCTCACCGAACAGCGCATCCTCCGGCACGAACACGTCGGTGAAACTCACGCGGGGATGGTCGGTCGGCATGTTGAACGTCCACATGTACTCCTCGACCTTCACGCCCGGGCTCTTGGCCGGTACCAGGAAGCAGGTGATGCCGCGGGCATCGCCGTCATTGCCGCCGGTGCGCGCGAACAGCGCGCAATGGGTGGCGACATGCATGCCGGTCGTCCACATCTTCTCGCCGTTGATGATCCAGCCCTTGACGTTGTCGCGCGTTGCCGGCACCGCGCGCGTTTCCATGTGGGTGGCATCAGAGCCATGATGC is from Bradyrhizobium sp. ISRA430 and encodes:
- a CDS encoding crotonase/enoyl-CoA hydratase family protein codes for the protein MEERVSISISEGVADVRLVRADKMNALDQAMFEALVAATDRLSREKGVRVVVLSGEGRAFCAGLDMGRFAAMKEKGGNGIPGGEKRDLTVRTHGKANFPQQAVWGWRQLAVPVIAAVHGVAFGGGFQLALGADMRFVAPDARMSVMEIKWGLVPDMAGTPILASLVRDDILRDLTYTGRIFSAQEAMSYGLATRICDDPRASALEVAREIAGKSPDAIRAAKRLLNNLSVDPGPALLAESVEQQKLIGSANQTEAVRANLEKRAPKFAD
- a CDS encoding SDR family oxidoreductase, with the translated sequence MFKENLLAGRRILVTGGGTGLGKSMAARFLQLGAEVHICGRRKIVCDETATELMDQYGGRVTSHGVDIRNALAVEEMVENIFREAPLTDLINNAAGNFISRTEELSPRGFDAVANIVMHGTFYVTHAVGKRWIAARQPGNVVSITVTWVRNGSPYVVPSAMSKSAIHAMTMSLATEWGKHGIRLNTIAPGEIPTEGMSKRIKPGDEAGARTKAMNPMGRVGTMEELQNLAVFLISGGCDWINGETIAMDGAQALAMGGNFYQLRDWSDDDWKQARESIMAQNEKDRAARG
- a CDS encoding acyl-CoA dehydrogenase family protein, whose translation is MDFSLPADLVSYLGELDRFIEREIKPLEEADDNIRFFDHRREWARTDFENGGLPRHEWEALLRKAKDLADVAGHLRFPVPKQYGGKDGSNLWMAVIREHFAAKGLGLHNDLQNEHSIVGNFPVVTMLDRYGRDDQKAMIDGSIRGKYRITFGLTEPHHGSDATHMETRAVPATRDNVKGWIINGEKMWTTGMHVATHCALFARTGGNDGDARGITCFLVPAKSPGVKVEEYMWTFNMPTDHPRVSFTDVFVPEDALFGEVGRGLSLAQCFVHQNRIRQAASSLGAAVYCINESVRYARERKPFGKALAENQAIQFPLVELATQAEMLRLLIRKTAWEMDKLTEEQIERTLSDRVSMCNYWANRLCCESADRAMQVHGGMGYSRHKPFEHIYRHHRRYRITEGSEEIQMRKVAGFLFGYMGPGKH